The Xenopus tropicalis strain Nigerian chromosome 2, UCB_Xtro_10.0, whole genome shotgun sequence genome window below encodes:
- the kcnrg gene encoding putative potassium channel regulatory protein (The RefSeq protein has 1 non-frameshifting indel compared to this genomic sequence) gives MSNQELVTLNVGGMKFSTLSATLRRFPDSRLARMLDNADREIRIINGHYFIDRDGSLFSYILDYVRTSQLSLPSGFSEFERLQREAEFYQLLSLADLLSQDTLYRPRVEILEVRFLLQETHAFFRLFCSSSTTIEMMADRFILMFAEQPMGSQGWSFPFSAQKPLAPVPLQRPSHHDVVFQCGTDYTNGEHVGARYVSIKPDQRKLINGTNVLGLLLDILLKEGFCLISTRSVSAEEKVECYTFERKKRPEVLTIHENSRQENYETETVQVKQAKPNKKR, from the exons ATGAGTAACCAAGAGCTGGTCACCCTGAATGTAGGAGGTATGAAATTCAGCACTTTGTCAGCAACCCTGCGCAGGTTTCCTGACTCCAGACTGGCACGAATGTTGGATAATGCCGACCGGGAAATTAGGATTATAAATGGGCACTATTTCATAGACAGAGATGGCAGTTTGTTCAGTTATATACTGGACTACGTGAGGACATCGCAGCTGTCCCTGCCATCCGGGTTCTCTGAATTCGAGAGGCTACAGCGGGAGGCAGAGTTCTACCAGCTCTTGAGCCTGGCCGATCTCCTGAGCCAGGACACTTTGTATCGGCCGAGGGTGGAGATCCTCGAGGTGCGCTTCCTCCTACAAGAAACACATGCCTTCTTCCGCTTGTTCTGCTCCAGCAGCACCACCATTGAAATGATGGCTGACCGCATATTAATGTTTGCTGAACAACCAATGGGAAGCCAGGGATGGagctttccattctctgcacagAAACCACTGGCTCCTGTTCCGCTGCAAAGACCCTCACACCATGATGTGGTGTTTCAGTGTGGGACAGACTACACCAATGGGGAACATGTAGGAGCCAG GTATGTGTCCATAAAGCCTGATCAAAGGAAACTGATTAATGGAACCAATGTGCTGGGACTCCTACTTGATATTTTGCTAAAAGAGGGCTTCTGTTTGATAAGCACCAGGTCTGTCTCGGCTGAAGAAAAGGTAGAATGCTACACGTTTGAGCGGAAAAAGAGGCCAGAGGTCCTCACTATTCATGAGAATTCCAGACAAGAAAATTATGAAACTGAAACTGTTCAAGTGAAACAAGCCAAACCAAATAAAAAGAGATAA
- the trim13 gene encoding tripartite motif containing 13, with the protein MDVMEVLEEDLTCPICCSLFDDPRVLPCSHNFCKKCLDGVLEENSRTMQWRPSSFKCPTCRKETPTMGVNGLQVNYLLKGIVEKYNKIKVSPKMPVCKEHSDQPLNIFCSTDLKLICGSCATTGEHKKHVFSSIGDAYIQEKSSLETLFQGVEEWNSKEVHSHLDTLESNKRKALHSLAKESDKVKAYFEKLQYLLEQKKNEILSDFETLKLAVMQAYDTEINKLHTVLSEQRKACNIVEDLKNISDPFMFLQQMQEFRDKMSFIKEAPLTTGQDVNVNPAMKEFDTSMWDSIKLGEVDKLSLPQDITSKKEPGDAKTLHSLKPILVVACLILLLVTFLCAYPFIDSLPTFTIDLQVISSYFFTTTAKAANLTILFWEQLSEELLILKQRCQTYVSVFLENVAEFVCKYKL; encoded by the coding sequence GATGTGATGGAGGTGCTGGAGGAAGATCTAACGTGCCCAATCTGCTGTAGCCTTTTTGATGACCCAAGAGTCTTACCTTGTTCACACAACTTCTGCAAGAAATGTTTGGATGGTGTTCTGGAAGAGAACTCTCGGACTATGCAGTGGAGGCCTTCCTCTTTCAAATGCCCCACATGCCGTAAAGAGACCCCAACAATGGGCGTTAATGGCCTTCAGGTAAACTATTTGCTTAAAGGCATTGtagaaaaatacaacaaaattAAGGTTTCACCAAAGATGCCTGTCTGTAAGGAGCACAGTGATCAGCCTCTCAATATTTTTTGCTCTACTGACTTAAAGCTGATTTGTGGGAGCTGTGCCACCACTGGAGAACACAAGAAGCATGTATTTTCCTCCATTGGGGATGCTTACATTCAAGAGAAAAGCTCTTTGGAGACCTTATTTCAGGGTGTTGAAGAGTGGAATAGCAAAGAGGTTCACTCCCACCTGGACACCTTAGAATCTAACAAAAGAAAGGCTCTTCATTCACTTGCCAAGGAGTCGGACAAAGTCAAGGCCTATTTTGAAAAACTCCAGTATCTGCTGGAACAGAAGAAAAATGAAATCCTCTCCGATTTCGAGACCTTGAAGCTTGCTGTGATGCAGGCCTACGACACTGAGATAAACAAGCTCCATACAGTTCTCAGTGAACAGCGAAAGGCTTGTAATATTGTTGAAGACCTTAAGAATATATCTGATCCTTTTATGTTCCTACAGCAGATGCAGGAATTTAGGGATAAGATGTCATTTATCAAGGAAGCCCCTTTGACTACTGGGCAAGATGTCAATGTCAATCCAGCCATGAAGGAGTTTGATACAAGCATGTGGGACAGCATTAAACTGGGGGAAGTGGATAAACTATCCCTACCACAAGACATAACCAGCAAAAAAGAGCCTGGAGATGCCAAGACCTTGCATAGTTTGAAGCCAATTTTGGTGGTTGCCTGTCTAATTCTTTTGCTAGTGACATTCCTTTGTGCATATCCTTTTATTGACAGCCTTCCAACCTTCACTATTGACCTGCAGGTGATATCTTCATACTTCTTTACCACAACAGCAAAAGCAGCCAACCTAACCATCCTGTTCTGGGAGCAGCTTTCTGAAGAATTACTTATCTTAAAACAAAGGTGCCAGACATATGTCTCTGTGTTTCTGGAGAACGTAGCGGaatttgtttgtaaatataagtTATAA